Proteins from a single region of Ziziphus jujuba cultivar Dongzao chromosome 1, ASM3175591v1:
- the LOC112493444 gene encoding (R)-mandelonitrile lyase 1 isoform X2 produces the protein MKSVYNASDLPIEEEYDYIIVGGGTAGCPLAATLSEKYSVLVLERGSVPAAYPQVLSADGLLRFLIQVDDGNTPAQRFKSEDGVANARGRILGGSSMINIGFYSRAEDEFYKESGIQWDMDMVEKAYQWVEETVVFRSDHLSVWQSIAKQALLEAGVGPENGFSLDHIVGTKVGASIFDEDGRRHGAVELLNRGQLANLQIAVHATVERIIFSSDPSGLSARGVLYSDSKGKSHRAHIRDKGEVILSAGSIGSPQLLLLSGVGPYSELSSQQIPIVHPNPYIGKFMADNPRNTINIISPFPLDPSYVQVVGITNDYYIESLSSKVPSSLLPPSTLFPNATFPVDVSVATVGEKIVGPLSTGSLRLASPADVRDNPVVRFNYFEDPVDLARCVSGMRKIGEVLKTESMDRFKLRGLLVGEGFVYFGAPFPVNPSDDLSMEVFCKTTVETFWHYHGGCLVGKVVDGDLRVTGINGLRVVDGSTFNRSPGTNPQATVMMMARYIGLKMLQQRSPSK, from the exons ATGAAATCTGTATATAATGCCAGCGATCTACCAATAGAAGAAGAATACGACTATATAATAGTGGGAGGTGGCACTGCAGGGTGTCCATTGGCTGCAACTTTATCAGAGAAATACTCTGTTCTTGTCCTTGAAAGAGGCAGTGTTCCTGCCGCATATCCACAAGTGTTGAGCGCAGATGGGTTATTAAGATTTCTCATCCAAGTAGACGATGGAAATACACCTGCTCAGAGATTCAAATCTGAAGATGGAGTTGCAAATGCAAGAGGTAGGATATTGGGTGGTAGCAGCATGATCAATATAGGTTTCTACTCGAGAGCTGAAGATGAATTCTATAAAGAATCAGGCATCCAATGGGACATGGACATGGTCGAGAAGGCATATCAGTGGGTGGAAGAGACTGTTGTTTTCCGATCCGATCATCTGTCCGTTTGGCAATCCATTGCGAAACAAGCTCTTTTGGAAGCAGGAGTTGGACCTGAAAATGGATTCAGTTTGGATCACATTGTCGGAACCAAAGTTGGAGCTTCCATCTTCGATGAGGATGGAAGGAGACATGGAGCTGTGGAGTTGTTAAATAGAGGGCAACTCGCCAACCTGCAAATTGCAGTTCATGCAACAGTCGAAAGAATCATCTTTTCTTCAGATCCATCAg GATTGTCGGCGAGGGGAGTCCTATACAGTGATTCAAAAGGAAAAAGTCACAGGGCACATATACGAGACAAAGGAGAGGTGATATTGAGTGCAGGGTCGATTGGGAGCCCTCAGCTTCTCCTCCTCAGTGGAGTCGGCCCATATTCCGAACTTTCCTCACAGCAAATCCCAATCGTCCACCCGAATCCTTACATCGGAAAGTTCATGGCCGACAATCCCCGCAACACCATCAACATCATCAGCCCATTTCCATTGGACCCTTCGTACGTACAGGTCGTAGGGATCACAAACGATTACTACATCGAATCCCTCTCTTCCAAAGTTCCTTCTTCACTTCTTCCCCCATCAACGCTTTTCCCAAACGCAACTTTCCCCGTCGATGTCAGCGTGGCGACGGTCGGGGAGAAAATCGTCGGACCACTATCCACTGGTTCTCTCCGGTTGGCATCGCCAGCTGACGTGAGAGACAACCCAGTTGTCAGGTTCAACTACTTCGAAGATCCGGTGGATCTTGCTCGGTGTGTAAGTGGGATGAGGAAGATTGGGGAGGTGCTGAAGACGGAGTCCATGGATAGGTTTAAGTTGAGAGGATTGTTGGTTGGAGAGGGTTTTGTGTATTTTGGAGCACCTTTTCCGGTGAACCCGTCTGATGATTTGTCAATGGAAGTATTTTGTAAAACGACAGTGGAGACGTTTTGGCATTATCATGGAGGTTGCTTGGTGGGGAAGGTGGTGGATGGTGATTTGCGGGTGACGGGGATTAATGGACTTCGTGTTGTCGATGGCTCCACTTTCAATAGATCACCGGGGACCAATCCTCAAGCCACCGTTATGATGATGGCCag GTACATAGGCCTTAAGATGCTTCAGCAAAGAAGCCCATCAAAGTAG
- the LOC107414267 gene encoding (R)-mandelonitrile lyase 3-like yields MATLALLFLFYLFHLQLDVLALPASSDYNFSYMKSVYNAIDLPLKEQYDYIIVGGGTAGCPLASTLSANYSVLVLERGSVPTSYPLVLKSSGFLANLLQEDDGKTPAQRFTSKDSVANVRGRVLGGSSMLNGGFFSRADDQFYNESGIHWDMDAVEDAYQWVEDTIVFQPNLSAWQSIFRDALFEAGVGPDNGFSLQHLVGTKTSGSIFDNEGRRHGAVELLNRGELKNLKVAVEAYAERIIFSSKTSDVTATGVAYRDSKGRTHEAFIREEGEVILSAGAIGSPQLLLLSGVGPVAHLSSHTIPVVSQNPDVGNYMSDNPRNNINIVVPFALDPSIIQVVGITNDFNYIETLSYNTSFTFPQPFSFYPNGTAPLELSVATIVEKFSGPLSSGSLWLVSLADVKISPTVQFKYFEDPEDLARCVRGMRKVGDMLKTDSMVGLKFEDLEGAPGFKFLGPTLPSNQSDDASMEAFCRSTVTTVWHYHGGCVVGKVVDGDLRVVGTNSLRVVDGSIFNTSPGTNPQATLMMIGRYVGFRMLQEREAAKQIIHY; encoded by the exons ATGGCTACTTTAGCCctgctttttctcttttatctttttcatcTTCAACTGGATGTTCTTGCATTGCCCGCTTCATCAGATTATA ATTTTAGTTACATGAAATCTGTATACAATGCCATCGATCTACCATTAAAAGAACAGTATGATTATATAATAGTGGGAGGTGGCACAGCAGGTTGTCCTTTGGCTTCAACTTTATCGGCAAACTACTCGGTTCTTGTCCTTGAAAGGGGCAGTGTTCCTACTTCATACCCACTGGTGTTGAAGTCAAGCGGGTTTTTAGCTAATCTTTTGCAGGAAGACGATGGTAAAACACCTGCTCAGAGGTTTACTTCAAAAGACAGTGTTGCAAATGTTAGAGGAAGAGTCCTTGGTGGCAGCAGCATGCTCAATGGAGGATTCTTCTCCAGAGCTGATGACCAATTCTATAATGAATCTGGCATTCACTGGGATATGGATGCGGTGGAGGATGCATATCAGTGGGTGGAAGACACTATTGTTTTCCAGCCAAATCTATCAGCCTGGCAATCTATTTTTAGAGACGCTTTGTTTGAAGCAGGAGTTGGTCCTGACAATGGATTCAGTCTGCAACACTTAGTGGGAACTAAAACTTCTGGTTCAATCTTCGATAATGAGGGAAGGAGACATGGAGCTGTGGAACTTCTTAACAGAGGCGAACTGAAGAACCTGAAAGTTGCAGTTGAGGCCTATGCGGAGAGGATCATCTTCTCTTCCAAAACATCAG ATGTAACTGCAACTGGAGTTGCATATCGTGATTCGAAAGGGAGGACTCATGAGGCATTCATAAGAGAGGAAGGAGAGGTGATATTGAGTGCAGGGGCAATTGGGAGTCCTCAGCTTCTTCTACTCAGTGGAGTTGGTCCAGTAGCTCATCTTTCATCACATACAATTCCTGTAGTCAGCCAAAATCCCGATGTGGGAAATTATATGTCTGACAATCCCCGTAATAACATCAATATTGTAGTCCCGTTTGCATTGGATCCATCAATTATACAGGTCGTAGGAATTACCAATGATTTCAATTACATAGAGACACTCTCTTACAATACCTCATTTACTTTTCCTCAACCTTTTAGCTTTTATCCAAATGGAACTGCTCCTTTAGAATTGAGTGTGGCAACTATTGTTGAGAAGTTCTCTGGACCTTTGTCGAGTGGCTCCCTCTGGTTGGTTTCATTGGCTGATGTGAAAATCAGCCCTACTGTCCAATTCAAGTACTTCGAAGATCCAGAGGACCTTGCTCGTTGCGTAAGAGGAATGAGGAAGGTCGGTGATATGCTGAAGACTGACTCCATGGTAGGACTTAAGTTTGAAGATTTAGAAGGTGCTCCAGGTTTCAAGTTTTTAGGACCTACTTTGCCAAGTAACCAATCAGATGATGCATCAATGGAGGCATTTTGCCGAAGCACGGTAACGACTGTCTGGCATTACCATGGCGGATGTGTGGTGGGAAAGGTGGTGGATGGTGATTTGAGGGTGGTGGGTACAAATTCACTTCGAGTGGTAGACGGATCCATATTCAATACATCTCCCGGAACCAACCCTCAGGCCACCCTTATGATGATAGGCCG GTACGTTGGCTTTAGAATGTTACAGGAAAGAGAGGCAGCGAAACAGATTATTCACTATTAA
- the LOC132800357 gene encoding protein FAR1-RELATED SEQUENCE 5-like, protein MTRENCKAKLAVVRLKTGKFVITVFVEEHSHPLSTPRRVHLLRSHRSVSEAKKSLTLQFSAANVPTHQQISIIEFEARGIENIGCTKKDIYNHETKVRNELKGQDAELLKEYFLTEQEKDPCFFFKIDVDDDGKLKHCFWADLVSRRAYGCFGDVVVFDTTYNTNQYGMILASLVGVNNHGQMMLFACAFLSDEKTESFVWLFELLKDNMPTNNPKMIITDQDPAMKKAIVQSLPNTFHRYCSWYILEKFSTYLNAITYRDFYKDFQQCIWELECPEEFERKWVTTIEKANLDNNDWLKSIFELRSRWVLAYVNHIFSARMSSS, encoded by the coding sequence ATGACAAGAGAAAATTGTAAAGCTAAACTTGCCGTGGTTAGGTTAAAAACGGGAAAATTTGTCATCACtgtatttgttgaagaacaCAGTCATCCATTATCAACCCCTCGAAGAGTGCATTTATTGAGGTCACATCGTAGTGTGTCTGAAGCCAAGAAGTCACTAACCTTGCAGTTTTCAGCAGCAAATGTGCCAACTCATCAACAAATAAGCATTattgaatttgaagctagaggtatAGAGAATATTGGGTGTACAAAGAAGGATATATATAACCATGAAACTAAGGTGCGAAATGAATTAAAAGGACAAGATGCAGAACTTTTAAAGGAATATTTCCTAACCGAGCAAGAAAAGGATCcatgtttcttttttaaaatagatgtagatgatgatggtAAATTGAAACATTGTTTTTGGGCTGATTTGGTGTCTAGAAGAGCTTATGGATGTTTTGGTGATGTAGTTGTATTTGATACAACTTACAACACTAATCAATATGGTATGATATTGGCATCCTTGGTGGGGGTGAACAATCATGGTCAAATGATGCTTTTTGCATGTGCTTTTTTAAGTGATGAAAAAACAGAATCGTTTGTTTGGTTGTTTGAGCTATTAAAGGATAACATGCCGACGAACAACCCAAAGATGATCATTACTGATCAAGATCCTGCAATGAAAAAGGCTATAGTTCAGAGCTTACCAAATACATTTCATAGGTATTGTAGTTGGTACATACTTGAGAAGTTCTCTACTTATTTAAATGCAATCACCTATAGAGATTTTTATAAGGACTTCCAACAATGCATTTGGGAATTAGAATGCCCtgaagagtttgaaagaaaatgggtgACTACCATCGAGAAGGCAAACCTAGATAACAATGAttggttaaaatcaatatttgagcTACGTTCAAGATGGGTGCTTGCATATGTTAACCATATATTCTCAGCTAGAATGTCAAGTAGCTAA
- the LOC132799081 gene encoding (R)-mandelonitrile lyase 1-like yields the protein MLCNVEVIATGVAYSDSKGRIHEAFIKDEGEVILSTGAIGSPQLLLFSGVGPVAHLSSHTIPIVSQNLDVGNYMSDNPCNNINIIVPFALEPSALQVVGITNDFNYIEALSYDISFTFPQPFSFYPNGIALLELSVATIVEKFSGPLSSGSLRLVSLNDVKVSPTVRFNYFEDPKDLARCIKGMRKVGDMLKTDSMARLKFEDLEGAEGFKFLGPALPSNQSDDASMEVFCRSTVTTI from the coding sequence ATGCTGTGCAATGTAGAAGTAATTGCAACTGGAGTCGCATATAGTGATTCGAAAGGGAGGATTCATGAGGCATTCATAAAAGATGAAGGAGAGGTGATATTGAGTACAGGGGCAATTGGGAGTCCTCAGCTTCTTCTATTCAGTGGAGTTGGTCCAGTAGCTCATCTTTCATCACATACAATTCCTATAGTCAGCCAAAATCTCGATGTGGGAAATTATATGTCTGACAATCCGTGTAATAACATCAATATTATAGTCCCGTTTGCATTGGAGCCATCAGCTCTACAGGTTGTAGGAATTACCAACGATTTCAATTACATAGAGGCACTCTCTTACGATATCTCATTTACTTTTCCTCAACCTTTTAGCTTTTATCCAAATGGAATCGCTCTTTTAGAATTGAGTGTGGCAACTATTGTTGAGAAGTTCTCCGGACCTCTGTCGAGTGGCTCCCTCCGGTTGGTTTCATTGAACGATGTGAAAGTCAGCCCAACCGTCCGATTCAACTACTTTGAAGATCCAAAGGACCTTGCTCGTTGCATAAAAGGAATGAGGAAGGTTGGTGATATGCTGAAGACTGACTCCATGGCAAGACTTAAGTTCGAAGATTTAGAAGGTGCTGAAGGTTTCAAGTTTTTAGGACCAGCTTTGCCAAGTAACCAATCAGATGATGCATCAATGGAGGTGTTTTGCCGAAGCACGGTAACAACAATCTGA
- the LOC132800150 gene encoding (R)-mandelonitrile lyase 2-like has product MATLALLLLFYLFHLQLDVHALPSSSDYDFSYMKSVYSASDLPLKEEYDYIIVGGGTAGCPLAATLSANYSILILERGSVPASYPLVLKSSGLLTNLLQEDDGKTPAQRFTSEDGVANVRGRVLGGSSMLNGGFFSRADDQFYNESGIDWDMDAVEEAYQWVEDTIVYQPNLSAWQSIFRDALLEAGVGPDNGFTLQHLVGTKTSGSIFDNEGRRHGAVELLNRGELKNLKVAVEAYAERIIFSSKASGVTATGVVYSDSKGRTHEAFIRDEGEVILSAGAIGSPQLLLLSGVGPVAHLSSHTIRVVSQNPDVGNYMSDNPRNNINIVVPFALDPSVIQVVGITNDFNYIEALSHNASFTFPQPFSFYSNGITPLELNVATIVEKFSGPLSSGSLRLVSSTDVKVSPTIRFNYFEEPEDLARCVRGMRKVGDMLKTDSMAGLKFEDLEGAEGFRFLGPSLPSNQSDDASMEAFCRSTVTTIWHYHGGCVVGKVVDGDLRVVGTNSLRVVDSSIFNTSPGTNPQATLMMIGRYVGLKMLQKREAAKQIIYYQKK; this is encoded by the exons ATGGCTACTTTAGCCCTGCTTTTgctcttttatctttttcatcTTCAACTGGATGTTCATGCATTGCCCTCTTCATCTGATTATG ATTTTAGTTACATGAAATCTGTCTACAGTGCCAGTGATCTACCATTAAAAGAAGAGTATGACTATATAATAGTGGGAGGTGGCACAGCAGGTTGTCCTTTGGCTGCAACTTTATCAGCAAACTACTCGATTCTTATCCTTGAAAGGGGCAGTGTTCCTGCTTCATACCCACTGGTGTTGAAGTCAAGCGGGTTATTAACTAACCTCTTGCAGGAAGACGACGGTAAAACACCTGCTCAGAGGTTTACTTCAGAAGACGGTGTTGCAAATGTTAGAGGAAGAGTCCTTGGTGGCAGCAGCATGCTCAATGGAGGATTCTTCTCCAGAGCCGATGACCAATTCTATAATGAATCTGGCATTGATTGGGACATGGATGCGGTGGAGGAGGCATATCAATGGGTGGAAGACACTATTGTTTACCAGCCGAATCTATCAGCTTGGCAATCTATTTTTAGAGACGCTTTGCTTGAAGCAGGAGTTGGTCCTGACAATGGATTCACTCTGCAACATTTAGTGGGAACCAAAACTTCTGGTTCAATCTTCGATAATGAGGGAAGGAGACATGGAGCTGTGGAGCTTCTTAACAGAGGCGAACTGAAGAACCTGAAAGTTGCGGTTGAGGCCTATGCGGAGAGAATCATCTTCTCTTCCAAAGCATCAG GTGTGACTGCAACTGGAGTCGTATACAGTGATTCGAAAGGTAGGACTCATGAGGCATTCATAAGAGATGAAGGAGAGGTGATATTGAGTGCAGGGGCAATTGGGAGTCCTCAGCTTCTTCTACTTAGTGGAGTTGGTCCAGTAGCTCATCTTTCATCACATACAATTCGTGTAGTCAGCCAAAATCCTGATGTGGGAAATTATATGTCTGATAATCCTCGTAATAACATCAATATTGTAGTCCCATTTGCATTAGATCCATCAGTTATACAGGTGGTAGGAATTACCAATGATTTCAATTACATAGAGGCACTCTCTCACAATGCCTCATTTACTTTTCCTCAACCTTTTAGCTTTTATTCAAATGGAATCACTCCTTTAGAATTGAATGTGGCAACTATTGTTGAGAAGTTTTCTGGACCTCTGTCGAGTGGCTCCCTCCGGTTGGTTTCATCGACCGATGTGAAAGTTAGCCCAACCATCCGATTCAACTACTTTGAAGAACCAGAGGACCTTGCTCGTTGCGTAAGAGGAATGAGGAAGGTCGGTGATATGCTGAAGACTGACTCCATGGCAGGACTTAAGTTTGAAGATTTAGAAGGTGCCGAAGGTTTCAGGTTTTTAGGACCTTCTTTGCCAAGTAACCAATCAGATGATGCATCAATGGAGGCATTTTGCCGAAGCACGGTGACAACCATCTGGCATTACCATGGTGGATGTGTGGTTGGAAAGGTGGTGGATGGTGATTTGAGGGTGGTGGGTACAAATTCACTTCGAGTGGTAGATTCATCCATATTCAATACATCACCCGGAACCAACCCTCAGGCCACCCTCATGATGATAGGCCG GTATGTTGGCCTTAAAATGTTGCAGAAAAGAGAGGCAGCGAAACAGATTATTTACTatcaaaaaaaatag
- the LOC112493444 gene encoding (R)-mandelonitrile lyase 1 isoform X1, with protein sequence MSKQKTIPLIWNSIHTMVALILLLLFHLFLPQQQILALLTGSNKNDFSYMKSVYNASDLPIEEEYDYIIVGGGTAGCPLAATLSEKYSVLVLERGSVPAAYPQVLSADGLLRFLIQVDDGNTPAQRFKSEDGVANARGRILGGSSMINIGFYSRAEDEFYKESGIQWDMDMVEKAYQWVEETVVFRSDHLSVWQSIAKQALLEAGVGPENGFSLDHIVGTKVGASIFDEDGRRHGAVELLNRGQLANLQIAVHATVERIIFSSDPSGLSARGVLYSDSKGKSHRAHIRDKGEVILSAGSIGSPQLLLLSGVGPYSELSSQQIPIVHPNPYIGKFMADNPRNTINIISPFPLDPSYVQVVGITNDYYIESLSSKVPSSLLPPSTLFPNATFPVDVSVATVGEKIVGPLSTGSLRLASPADVRDNPVVRFNYFEDPVDLARCVSGMRKIGEVLKTESMDRFKLRGLLVGEGFVYFGAPFPVNPSDDLSMEVFCKTTVETFWHYHGGCLVGKVVDGDLRVTGINGLRVVDGSTFNRSPGTNPQATVMMMARYIGLKMLQQRSPSK encoded by the exons atgtcaaAGCAGAAAACAATTCCTTTAATATGGAATTCAATACATACAATGGTTGCTCTAATCTTGTTGCTTCTCTTTCATCTTTTCCTTCCTCAACAACAGATACTTGCATTGCTCACTGGGTCCAATAAAAATG ATTTTAGTTACATGAAATCTGTATATAATGCCAGCGATCTACCAATAGAAGAAGAATACGACTATATAATAGTGGGAGGTGGCACTGCAGGGTGTCCATTGGCTGCAACTTTATCAGAGAAATACTCTGTTCTTGTCCTTGAAAGAGGCAGTGTTCCTGCCGCATATCCACAAGTGTTGAGCGCAGATGGGTTATTAAGATTTCTCATCCAAGTAGACGATGGAAATACACCTGCTCAGAGATTCAAATCTGAAGATGGAGTTGCAAATGCAAGAGGTAGGATATTGGGTGGTAGCAGCATGATCAATATAGGTTTCTACTCGAGAGCTGAAGATGAATTCTATAAAGAATCAGGCATCCAATGGGACATGGACATGGTCGAGAAGGCATATCAGTGGGTGGAAGAGACTGTTGTTTTCCGATCCGATCATCTGTCCGTTTGGCAATCCATTGCGAAACAAGCTCTTTTGGAAGCAGGAGTTGGACCTGAAAATGGATTCAGTTTGGATCACATTGTCGGAACCAAAGTTGGAGCTTCCATCTTCGATGAGGATGGAAGGAGACATGGAGCTGTGGAGTTGTTAAATAGAGGGCAACTCGCCAACCTGCAAATTGCAGTTCATGCAACAGTCGAAAGAATCATCTTTTCTTCAGATCCATCAg GATTGTCGGCGAGGGGAGTCCTATACAGTGATTCAAAAGGAAAAAGTCACAGGGCACATATACGAGACAAAGGAGAGGTGATATTGAGTGCAGGGTCGATTGGGAGCCCTCAGCTTCTCCTCCTCAGTGGAGTCGGCCCATATTCCGAACTTTCCTCACAGCAAATCCCAATCGTCCACCCGAATCCTTACATCGGAAAGTTCATGGCCGACAATCCCCGCAACACCATCAACATCATCAGCCCATTTCCATTGGACCCTTCGTACGTACAGGTCGTAGGGATCACAAACGATTACTACATCGAATCCCTCTCTTCCAAAGTTCCTTCTTCACTTCTTCCCCCATCAACGCTTTTCCCAAACGCAACTTTCCCCGTCGATGTCAGCGTGGCGACGGTCGGGGAGAAAATCGTCGGACCACTATCCACTGGTTCTCTCCGGTTGGCATCGCCAGCTGACGTGAGAGACAACCCAGTTGTCAGGTTCAACTACTTCGAAGATCCGGTGGATCTTGCTCGGTGTGTAAGTGGGATGAGGAAGATTGGGGAGGTGCTGAAGACGGAGTCCATGGATAGGTTTAAGTTGAGAGGATTGTTGGTTGGAGAGGGTTTTGTGTATTTTGGAGCACCTTTTCCGGTGAACCCGTCTGATGATTTGTCAATGGAAGTATTTTGTAAAACGACAGTGGAGACGTTTTGGCATTATCATGGAGGTTGCTTGGTGGGGAAGGTGGTGGATGGTGATTTGCGGGTGACGGGGATTAATGGACTTCGTGTTGTCGATGGCTCCACTTTCAATAGATCACCGGGGACCAATCCTCAAGCCACCGTTATGATGATGGCCag GTACATAGGCCTTAAGATGCTTCAGCAAAGAAGCCCATCAAAGTAG